In Populus alba chromosome 1, ASM523922v2, whole genome shotgun sequence, a single window of DNA contains:
- the LOC118033943 gene encoding early nodulin-like protein 8 yields the protein MVNLRSPGFLVLYAFQFLVLVQIQVSCYQYKVGDLDAWGIPTSANPQVYTYWSKYHTLKIGDSLLFLYPPSQDSVIQVTLENYNSCNLTDPILYMNNGNSLFNITAYGDFYFTSGVQGRCQKEQKLHISVPGNGSASAYSPSYGPSALPDTAPSYPTVFGSIPLPPSSSPTNRFSILLSFIIGAGIWATIM from the exons ATGGTCAATCTTAGAAGTCCTGGATTCCTAGTCCTGTATGCATTTCAGTTTCTTGTGCTGGTGCAAATCCAAGTCTCCTGTTACCAGTACAAGGTTGGGGATTTAGATGCTTGGGGTATCCCTACTTCAGCAAATCCACAAGTGTACACCTACTGGTCCAAATACCATACCTTGAAGATTGGGGATTCTCTCT TGTTCTTGTATCCACCAAGTCAAGATTCTGTGATTCAAGTCACACTAGAAAACTACAACTCCTGCAACCTGACAGATCCCATCTTGTACATGAACAATGGCAACTCTTTATTTAACATCACTGCATATGGGGACTTCTACTTCACGAGCGGAGTTCAAGGGCGTTGTCAAAAGGAGCAGAAGCTACACATATCTGTGCCTGGCAATGGTTCAGCATCAGCATACTCTCCCTCTTATGGTCCTAGTGCATTGCCTGACACTGCACCCTCTTACCCTACCGTGTTTGGCAGTATCCCATTACCACCTTCTTCTTCACCAACAAACAGATTTTCAATCTTGTTATCATTCATTATAGGAGCAGGTATTTGGGCAACAATCATGTGA
- the LOC118033942 gene encoding N(6)-adenosine-methyltransferase MT-A70-like, whose protein sequence is METHPNKNQNINGEDKTVATIKNLRSRLESRIETQHKTQLDLLASLQDLVPNIVSSLDLSLQIVSSFNNKPFTPTPPLPASTSRAHLEIGSNSRNPNDPRANFDSRPEILGESSKLERKDGNFDGDGAESGSPLAVVRVMVAECLLQRVPFNPIDSSTVLRKLENDQNATEAEKAAIREVGGESGAILAVEMALRSMAEENRGIELEEFVVSGKSRVMVLNIDRNRLVKELPESAQYTQNLELSGSSDFNQNQSSGIGNNVNSNGGVDVNGNGVYGIGGPVVMQRPLMGDMWMGGGGDMWPRGGMMGPRGMMMGPRGMMQRPPMPLPMQSQQQKQRSEEDEMKDLEALLNKKSFREMQKSKTGEELLDLIHRPTARETAVAAKFKTKGGSQLKEYCSALTKEDCRRQCGSFIACEKVHFRRIIAPHTDVSQGDCSFLDTCRHMKTCKYVHYELDPTPDVSPMAMGAAALPPPKALKPQRAEYCSEVELGEPQWINCDIRNFKMEILGQFGVIMADPPWDIHMELPYGTMADDEMRNLNVPVLQTDGLIFLWVTGRAMELGRECLELWGYKRVEEIIWVKTNQLQRIIRTGRTGHWLNHSKEHCLVGIKGNPEVNRNIDTDVIVAEVRETSRKPDEMYPLLERISPRTRKLELFARMHNTQAGWMSLGNQLEGVRLVDEGLRARFKAAYPDVVVQPSSPPRASAMEIDSTASQMRSPFSVTESKSMATQFADRAAPETVYTSEEKPMALDAVMAG, encoded by the exons ATGGAGACTCATCCAAACAAGAACCAAAACATCAATGGTGAAGACAAAACAGTAGCAACAATAAAAAACCTACGTTCCCGACTAGAATCAAGAATAGAAACCCAACATAAAACCCAACTTGACCTATTAGCTTCTCTTCAAGATTTAGTCCCCAACATTGTATCCTCTCTTGACCTGTCCTTACAAATTGTCTCTTCTTTCAATAACAAACCCTTCACACCAACACCACCACTACCAGCTTCAACATCAAGAGCCCACCTTGAAATTGGATCAAATTCAAGGAATCCCAATGACCCACGAGCTAATTTTGACTCAAGACCTGAAATTTTGGGTGAAAGTTCGAAACTTGAGAGAAAAGATGGAAACTTTGACGGTGATGGGGCTGAGAGTGGGAGTCCATTGGCTGTTGTGAGAGTAATGGTGGCTGAATGTTTGCTTCAAAGGGTGCCTTTTAATCCAATTGATTCGTCAACTGTTTTGAGGAAGTTGGAGAATGATCAGAATGCGACCGAGGCCGAGAAGGCGGCGATTAGGGAGGTTGGAGGTGAGTCTGGGGCTATTCTGGCGGTGGAAATGGCTTTGAGGTCAATGGCGGAAGAGAATCGTGGGATTGAGCTTGAGGAGTTTGTGGTAAGCGGCAAGTCTAGAGTTATGGTATTAAATATTGATAGAAACCGGTTAGTTAAAGAATTGCCTGAAAGTGCACAATATACACAGAATTTAGAATTGTCAGGTTCTAGTGATTTTAATCAGAATCAGAGTAGTGGGATTGGTAATAATGTTAATAGCAATGGCGGAGTTGATGTGAATGGTAATGGGGTTTATGGGATTGGAGGGCCGGTTGTGATGCAAAGACCATTGATGGGGGACATGTGGATGGGTGGCGGTGGGGATATGTGGCCTAGGGGAGGGATGATGGGACCTCGAGGGATGATGATGGGGCCGCGAGGGATGATGCAGAGGCCGCCTATGCCTTTGCCAATGCAATCGCAGCAGCAAAAGCAAAGGAGTGAGGAGgatgaaatgaaggatttggaGGCTTTGCTGAATAAGAAGTCATTTAGGGAAATGCAGAAATCAAAGACTGGTGAGGAGCTTTTGGACCTCATTCATCGACCTACTGCGAGAGAAACTGCCGTGGCTGCTAAG TTCAAAACCAAAGGTGGTTCTCAGCTAAAGGAATATTGTTCGGCTCTAACAAAAGAGGATTGTAGACGTCAATGTGGTTCCTTTATTGCTTGTGAGAAG GTTCATTTTCGTCGAATTATTGCTCCTCATACTGATGTGAGTCAAGGGGACTGTTCTTTTCTTGACACTTGCCGCCACATGAAG ACTTGCAAGTATGTCCATTATGAGCTTGACCCAACACCAGATGTGTCTCCTATGGCAATGGGTGCTGCAGCACTTCCTCCCCCCAAAGCTTTAAAGCCCCAGCGTGCTGAATATTGTTCAGAAGTTGAACTTGGCGAACCGCAATGGATTAATTGTGACATTCGTAATTTCAAAATGGAGATTTTAGGTCAATTTGGAGTTATCATGGCTGATCCACCATGGGACATTCATATGGAACTGCCTTATGGAACAATGGCTGATGATGAAATGCGCAACCTCAATGTCCCTGTGTTGCAAACTGATGGTCTAATTTTTCTTTGGGTTACTGGACGTGCTATGGAGCTTGGACGTGAGTG TTTAGAACTTTGGGGGTACAAGCGTGTTGAAGAGATTATTTGGGTAAAGACCAATCAACTTCAGCGAATAATTAGAACAGGTAGAACAGGGCATTGGCTTAACCACAGTAAGGAACATTGCCTTGTTGGAATAAAGGGAAATCCAGAAGTAAACAGGAACATTGACACTGACGTCATAGTTGCTGAGGTTCGAGAGACAAGTCGTAAGCCAGATGAG ATGTACCCTCTGCTGGAGAGGATAAGTCCCAGGACAAGGAAGCTGGAGCTGTTTGCTCGCATGCACAACACTCAAGCAGG CTGGATGTCCCTTGGCAATCAGTTGGAAGGAGTGCGATTGGTTGATGAGGGTCTGCGAGCAAGATTTAAGGCTGCCTACCCAGACGTTGTGGTGCAGCCCTCATCTCCTCCCCGGGCCTCCGCAATGGAAATAGACTCCACTGCTTCTCAAATGAGAAGTCCTTTTTCAGTGACAGAATCCAAGTCTATGGCCACCCAGTTTGCAGACCGTGCAGCTCCAGAAACAGTCTATACTTCTGAAGAAAAGCCGATGGCATTAGATGCTGTTATGGCTGGCTGA